A genome region from Carya illinoinensis cultivar Pawnee chromosome 2, C.illinoinensisPawnee_v1, whole genome shotgun sequence includes the following:
- the LOC122300709 gene encoding CWF19-like protein 2 isoform X2, translated as MLSGLKFIPRDKIERAQNDDSDDSLKEKKKSSSRKAKHRMKTKSSRCSSSDDEDVQRIKKRSSKKKWYSSDENSSGESAGNSGEENNGRDKRKSRSKGKRGKGEILVDDDSDRSKKKSRHREDRRRKSKDRGDREDITAEDLSESDEGTTHSMKEMEIVRKEMGLEWMLRPAERRVERPVVTIDNHLEETPTEEINKVHPKELNPYLKDDGSGYPEDTNGSKASGDRLLSSSVVGDGGASWRMKALKRAQEQSTREGRRLEEVVEERWGSLGQLAVSVASRSAAPSRAHLRAINDRKRGEQRTGSDNQSGTVTKKGHDLKDVPFQHHKMREPKVQDSLSWGRRKNQNMSSKDDGLISSAVSSLNRFANDGNFMHSALRQQNNDPVGSVEGNVEMEFASSQMKQSSEGIEVANDALSANQLAAKAIQLRMKGKHEEADKLLQEAKKIKAKQGAGDNSIRLQNEGTSSRYIMQDRSIRRKKDEDDADMHLARNIMHNKKFTTYGQADDEYDFEDGLSKKAQKKGGGNEQKVTQKSMRLLTQQERCLFCFENPKAPKHLIVSIAQFTYLMLPHWQPLVPGHCCIVPLQHESATRIVEDNVWEEIRNFKKCLIMMFAKQEKDVVFLETVMGLAQQRRHCLIECIPLPQQIAKQAPLYFKKAIDEAEDEWSQHNAKKLIDTSQKGLRGSIPKNFPYFHVEFGLYKGFVHVIDDEKQFKSSLGLNVIRGMLQLPEEDMHRRRRYESIEVQREAVKSFVQDWEPFDWTKQLQ; from the exons ATGCTTTCTGGACTCAAGTTCATTCCCCGCGACAAGATTGAAAGA GCACAAAATGATGACTCAGATGATTCtttaaaagagaagaaaaaatccAGTAGCAGAAAGGCAAAACATAGGATGAAAACGAAGAGTTCTAGGTGCAGTAGTTCGGATGATGAGGATGTCCAGAGAATTAAGAAACGGTCTAGCAAGAAGAAGTGGTACTCATCAGATGAGAATTCCTCAGGTGAAAGTGCAGGCAATTCTGGCGAAGAAAATAATGGTCGGGATAAGAGGAAGAGTAGGAGTAAGGGTAAGCGAGGTAAGGGTGAAATTTTGGTGGATGATGATAGTGATAGGTCAAAGAAGAAATCAAGACATAGGGAAGATAGAAGGAGAAAGAGCAAGGATAGAGGGGATCGAGAGGATATCACTGCAGAAGACTTGTCTG AAAGTGATGAAGGAACTACTCATTCCATGAAGGAGATGGAAATTGTGAGAAAAGAAATGGGATTAGAATGGATGCTTCGACCTGCAGAAAGGAGGGTGGAAAGGCCTGTAGTAACTATTGACAACCACTTAGAAGAAACTCCCACTGAGGAG ATAAATAAGGTGCATCCCAAGGAATTGAATCCTTATTTGAAAGATGATGGTAGTGGTTATCCAGAAGATACTAACGGAAGCAAAGCTAGTGGCGACCGACTTTTATCTTCTTCTGTTGTTGGAGATGGAGGTGCAAGCTGGAGAATGAAAGCCTTGAAGCGTGCACAAGAACAATCGACCCGAGAAGGGCGGAGGCTTGAGGAA gttgttgaagaaaggTGGGGTTCTCTTGGTCAACTGGCTGTTTCTGTAGCATCTCGTTCAGCTGCTCCATCTCGAGCTCATCTACGTGCCATAAATGATAGGAAGAGAGGGGAACAACGAACAGGTTCAGACAATCAAAGTGGGACAGTTACCAAAAAG GGGCATGACTTGAAGGATGTACCTTTCCAGCATCATAAAATGAGGGAGCCTAAAGTTCAAGATTCTTTATCGTGGGGAAGGcggaaaaatcaaaatatgtcTTCTAAGGATGATGGACTTATATCTTCTGCAGTATCTAGCTTAAATAGGTTTGCCAATGATGGAAACTTTATGCACAGTGCTCTGCGACAGCAGAATAACGATCCTGTTGGTTCTGTTGAGGGAAACGTGGAGATGGAATTTGCTTCATCTCAAATGAAGCAATCTAGTGAAGGCATTGAAGTGGCTAATGATGCATTGAGTGCAAACCAGTTGGCAGCTAAGGCAATTCAGCTTCGTATGAAAGGAAAGCATGAAGAAGCCGATAAACTTTTG CAAGAAGCAAAGAAGATAAAGGCAAAGCAGGGTGCTGGTGATAATTCAATTAGACTGCAGAATGAAGGAACCTCAAGCAG ATATATTATGCAGGATAGATCTATTCGACGAAAGAAGGATGAGGATGATGCTGATATGCATCTAGCTCGAAACATAATGCATAACAAAAAGTTTACTACGTATGGTCAGGCAGATGATGAATATGATTTTGAAGATGGCCTTAGCAAAAAGGCTCAGAAGAAGGGTGGAGGTAATGAGCAAAAGGTCACCCAAAAGAGTATGCGACTGTTAACTCAACAAGAGAGGTGCCTTTTTTGCTTTGAGAATCCAAAGGCACCAAAACATCTTATTGTGTCAATTGCACAATTCACATACTTGATGTTGCCACATTGGCAGCCTTTAGTGCCTGGTCATTGCTGCATTGTACCACTGCAG CATGAATCGGCCACAAGAATTGTGGAGGATAATGTGTGGGAAGAAATTcgcaacttcaagaaatgcctTATTATGATGTTTGCAAAGCAAGAGAAGGATGTGGTGTTTCTTGAAACGGTGATGGGCTTGGCACAACAACGCCGCCATTGTTTGATTGAGTGTATACCTTTGCCCCAACAAATTGCCAAACAGGctcctttatattttaaaaag GCGATTGATGAAGCTGAGGATGAATGGAGCCAACATAATGCAAAGAAGCTCATTGATACAAGCCAAAAGGGGTTGCGTGGTTCAATTCCCAAAAATTTTCCGTACTTCCATGTTGAGTTTGGCCTATATAAGGGATTTGTCCATGTAATAGATGACGAGAAACAGTTTAAGAGCAGCCTCGGCCTTAATGTCATAAGAGGCATGCTACAGTTGCCGGAGGAAGACATGCATCGTCGCCGAAGGTATGAGTCTATTGAAGTTCAAAGAGAAGCAGTTAAAAGCTTTGTACAAGACTGGGAACCTTTTGATTGGACAAAACAGCTTCAGTAG
- the LOC122300709 gene encoding CWF19-like protein 2 isoform X1, with amino-acid sequence MLSGLKFIPRDKIERAQNDDSDDSLKEKKKSSSRKAKHRMKTKSSRCSSSDDEDVQRIKKRSSKKKWYSSDENSSGESAGNSGEENNGRDKRKSRSKGKRGKGEILVDDDSDRSKKKSRHREDRRRKSKDRGDREDITAEDLSESDEGTTHSMKEMEIVRKEMGLEWMLRPAERRVERPVVTIDNHLEETPTEEINKVHPKELNPYLKDDGSGYPEDTNGSKASGDRLLSSSVVGDGGASWRMKALKRAQEQSTREGRRLEEVVEERWGSLGQLAVSVASRSAAPSRAHLRAINDRKRGEQRTGSDNQSGTVTKKGHDLKDVPFQHHKMREPKVQDSLSWGRRKNQNMSSKDDGLISSAVSSLNRFANDGNFMHSALRQQNNDPVGSVEGNVEMEFASSQMKQSSEGIEVANDALSANQLAAKAIQLRMKGKHEEADKLLQEAKKIKAKQGAGDNSIRLQNEGTSSRYIMQDRSIRRKKDEDDADMHLARNIMHNKKFTTYGQADDEYDFEDGLSKKAQKKGGGNEQKVTQKSMRLLTQQERCLFCFENPKAPKHLIVSIAQFTYLMLPHWQPLVPGHCCIVPLQHESATRIVEDNVWEEIRNFKKCLIMMFAKQEKDVVFLETVMGLAQQRRHCLIECIPLPQQIAKQAPLYFKKAIDEAEDEWSQHNAKKLIDTSQKGLRGSIPKNFPYFHVEFGLYKGFVHVIDDEKQFKSSLGLNVIRGMLQLPEEDMHRRRRTCAVFVRERERCKFVDFFYYVSSKPEQNLSVYFTESIFAYSNTAGETKRKRADAWVKLNLLALDC; translated from the exons ATGCTTTCTGGACTCAAGTTCATTCCCCGCGACAAGATTGAAAGA GCACAAAATGATGACTCAGATGATTCtttaaaagagaagaaaaaatccAGTAGCAGAAAGGCAAAACATAGGATGAAAACGAAGAGTTCTAGGTGCAGTAGTTCGGATGATGAGGATGTCCAGAGAATTAAGAAACGGTCTAGCAAGAAGAAGTGGTACTCATCAGATGAGAATTCCTCAGGTGAAAGTGCAGGCAATTCTGGCGAAGAAAATAATGGTCGGGATAAGAGGAAGAGTAGGAGTAAGGGTAAGCGAGGTAAGGGTGAAATTTTGGTGGATGATGATAGTGATAGGTCAAAGAAGAAATCAAGACATAGGGAAGATAGAAGGAGAAAGAGCAAGGATAGAGGGGATCGAGAGGATATCACTGCAGAAGACTTGTCTG AAAGTGATGAAGGAACTACTCATTCCATGAAGGAGATGGAAATTGTGAGAAAAGAAATGGGATTAGAATGGATGCTTCGACCTGCAGAAAGGAGGGTGGAAAGGCCTGTAGTAACTATTGACAACCACTTAGAAGAAACTCCCACTGAGGAG ATAAATAAGGTGCATCCCAAGGAATTGAATCCTTATTTGAAAGATGATGGTAGTGGTTATCCAGAAGATACTAACGGAAGCAAAGCTAGTGGCGACCGACTTTTATCTTCTTCTGTTGTTGGAGATGGAGGTGCAAGCTGGAGAATGAAAGCCTTGAAGCGTGCACAAGAACAATCGACCCGAGAAGGGCGGAGGCTTGAGGAA gttgttgaagaaaggTGGGGTTCTCTTGGTCAACTGGCTGTTTCTGTAGCATCTCGTTCAGCTGCTCCATCTCGAGCTCATCTACGTGCCATAAATGATAGGAAGAGAGGGGAACAACGAACAGGTTCAGACAATCAAAGTGGGACAGTTACCAAAAAG GGGCATGACTTGAAGGATGTACCTTTCCAGCATCATAAAATGAGGGAGCCTAAAGTTCAAGATTCTTTATCGTGGGGAAGGcggaaaaatcaaaatatgtcTTCTAAGGATGATGGACTTATATCTTCTGCAGTATCTAGCTTAAATAGGTTTGCCAATGATGGAAACTTTATGCACAGTGCTCTGCGACAGCAGAATAACGATCCTGTTGGTTCTGTTGAGGGAAACGTGGAGATGGAATTTGCTTCATCTCAAATGAAGCAATCTAGTGAAGGCATTGAAGTGGCTAATGATGCATTGAGTGCAAACCAGTTGGCAGCTAAGGCAATTCAGCTTCGTATGAAAGGAAAGCATGAAGAAGCCGATAAACTTTTG CAAGAAGCAAAGAAGATAAAGGCAAAGCAGGGTGCTGGTGATAATTCAATTAGACTGCAGAATGAAGGAACCTCAAGCAG ATATATTATGCAGGATAGATCTATTCGACGAAAGAAGGATGAGGATGATGCTGATATGCATCTAGCTCGAAACATAATGCATAACAAAAAGTTTACTACGTATGGTCAGGCAGATGATGAATATGATTTTGAAGATGGCCTTAGCAAAAAGGCTCAGAAGAAGGGTGGAGGTAATGAGCAAAAGGTCACCCAAAAGAGTATGCGACTGTTAACTCAACAAGAGAGGTGCCTTTTTTGCTTTGAGAATCCAAAGGCACCAAAACATCTTATTGTGTCAATTGCACAATTCACATACTTGATGTTGCCACATTGGCAGCCTTTAGTGCCTGGTCATTGCTGCATTGTACCACTGCAG CATGAATCGGCCACAAGAATTGTGGAGGATAATGTGTGGGAAGAAATTcgcaacttcaagaaatgcctTATTATGATGTTTGCAAAGCAAGAGAAGGATGTGGTGTTTCTTGAAACGGTGATGGGCTTGGCACAACAACGCCGCCATTGTTTGATTGAGTGTATACCTTTGCCCCAACAAATTGCCAAACAGGctcctttatattttaaaaag GCGATTGATGAAGCTGAGGATGAATGGAGCCAACATAATGCAAAGAAGCTCATTGATACAAGCCAAAAGGGGTTGCGTGGTTCAATTCCCAAAAATTTTCCGTACTTCCATGTTGAGTTTGGCCTATATAAGGGATTTGTCCATGTAATAGATGACGAGAAACAGTTTAAGAGCAGCCTCGGCCTTAATGTCATAAGAGGCATGCTACAGTTGCCGGAGGAAGACATGCATCGTCGCCGAAG GACGTGCGCTGTgttcgtgagagagagagagaggtgcaaATTTGTAGATTTCTTCTATTATGTGAGCTCTAAGCCGGAGCAAAACTTGTCTGTCTACTTTACAGAAAGTATATTTGCTTACAGTAACACTGCAGgtgaaaccaaaagaaaacGTGCAGATGCTTGGGTTAAATTAAATCTGCTAGCACTTGACTGCTAG
- the LOC122300709 gene encoding CWF19-like protein 2 isoform X3: MMRMSRELRNGLARRSGTHQMRIPQVKVQAILAKKIMVGIRGRVGVRVSEVRVKFWWMMIVIGQRRNQDIGKIEGERARIEGIERISLQKTCLEMEIVRKEMGLEWMLRPAERRVERPVVTIDNHLEETPTEEINKVHPKELNPYLKDDGSGYPEDTNGSKASGDRLLSSSVVGDGGASWRMKALKRAQEQSTREGRRLEEVVEERWGSLGQLAVSVASRSAAPSRAHLRAINDRKRGEQRTGSDNQSGTVTKKGHDLKDVPFQHHKMREPKVQDSLSWGRRKNQNMSSKDDGLISSAVSSLNRFANDGNFMHSALRQQNNDPVGSVEGNVEMEFASSQMKQSSEGIEVANDALSANQLAAKAIQLRMKGKHEEADKLLQEAKKIKAKQGAGDNSIRLQNEGTSSRYIMQDRSIRRKKDEDDADMHLARNIMHNKKFTTYGQADDEYDFEDGLSKKAQKKGGGNEQKVTQKSMRLLTQQERCLFCFENPKAPKHLIVSIAQFTYLMLPHWQPLVPGHCCIVPLQHESATRIVEDNVWEEIRNFKKCLIMMFAKQEKDVVFLETVMGLAQQRRHCLIECIPLPQQIAKQAPLYFKKAIDEAEDEWSQHNAKKLIDTSQKGLRGSIPKNFPYFHVEFGLYKGFVHVIDDEKQFKSSLGLNVIRGMLQLPEEDMHRRRRTCAVFVRERERCKFVDFFYYVSSKPEQNLSVYFTESIFAYSNTAGETKRKRADAWVKLNLLALDC, translated from the exons ATGATGAGGATGTCCAGAGAATTAAGAAACGGTCTAGCAAGAAGAAGTGGTACTCATCAGATGAGAATTCCTCAGGTGAAAGTGCAGGCAATTCTGGCGAAGAAAATAATGGTCGGGATAAGAGGAAGAGTAGGAGTAAGGGTAAGCGAGGTAAGGGTGAAATTTTGGTGGATGATGATAGTGATAGGTCAAAGAAGAAATCAAGACATAGGGAAGATAGAAGGAGAAAGAGCAAGGATAGAGGGGATCGAGAGGATATCACTGCAGAAGACTTGTCTG GAGATGGAAATTGTGAGAAAAGAAATGGGATTAGAATGGATGCTTCGACCTGCAGAAAGGAGGGTGGAAAGGCCTGTAGTAACTATTGACAACCACTTAGAAGAAACTCCCACTGAGGAG ATAAATAAGGTGCATCCCAAGGAATTGAATCCTTATTTGAAAGATGATGGTAGTGGTTATCCAGAAGATACTAACGGAAGCAAAGCTAGTGGCGACCGACTTTTATCTTCTTCTGTTGTTGGAGATGGAGGTGCAAGCTGGAGAATGAAAGCCTTGAAGCGTGCACAAGAACAATCGACCCGAGAAGGGCGGAGGCTTGAGGAA gttgttgaagaaaggTGGGGTTCTCTTGGTCAACTGGCTGTTTCTGTAGCATCTCGTTCAGCTGCTCCATCTCGAGCTCATCTACGTGCCATAAATGATAGGAAGAGAGGGGAACAACGAACAGGTTCAGACAATCAAAGTGGGACAGTTACCAAAAAG GGGCATGACTTGAAGGATGTACCTTTCCAGCATCATAAAATGAGGGAGCCTAAAGTTCAAGATTCTTTATCGTGGGGAAGGcggaaaaatcaaaatatgtcTTCTAAGGATGATGGACTTATATCTTCTGCAGTATCTAGCTTAAATAGGTTTGCCAATGATGGAAACTTTATGCACAGTGCTCTGCGACAGCAGAATAACGATCCTGTTGGTTCTGTTGAGGGAAACGTGGAGATGGAATTTGCTTCATCTCAAATGAAGCAATCTAGTGAAGGCATTGAAGTGGCTAATGATGCATTGAGTGCAAACCAGTTGGCAGCTAAGGCAATTCAGCTTCGTATGAAAGGAAAGCATGAAGAAGCCGATAAACTTTTG CAAGAAGCAAAGAAGATAAAGGCAAAGCAGGGTGCTGGTGATAATTCAATTAGACTGCAGAATGAAGGAACCTCAAGCAG ATATATTATGCAGGATAGATCTATTCGACGAAAGAAGGATGAGGATGATGCTGATATGCATCTAGCTCGAAACATAATGCATAACAAAAAGTTTACTACGTATGGTCAGGCAGATGATGAATATGATTTTGAAGATGGCCTTAGCAAAAAGGCTCAGAAGAAGGGTGGAGGTAATGAGCAAAAGGTCACCCAAAAGAGTATGCGACTGTTAACTCAACAAGAGAGGTGCCTTTTTTGCTTTGAGAATCCAAAGGCACCAAAACATCTTATTGTGTCAATTGCACAATTCACATACTTGATGTTGCCACATTGGCAGCCTTTAGTGCCTGGTCATTGCTGCATTGTACCACTGCAG CATGAATCGGCCACAAGAATTGTGGAGGATAATGTGTGGGAAGAAATTcgcaacttcaagaaatgcctTATTATGATGTTTGCAAAGCAAGAGAAGGATGTGGTGTTTCTTGAAACGGTGATGGGCTTGGCACAACAACGCCGCCATTGTTTGATTGAGTGTATACCTTTGCCCCAACAAATTGCCAAACAGGctcctttatattttaaaaag GCGATTGATGAAGCTGAGGATGAATGGAGCCAACATAATGCAAAGAAGCTCATTGATACAAGCCAAAAGGGGTTGCGTGGTTCAATTCCCAAAAATTTTCCGTACTTCCATGTTGAGTTTGGCCTATATAAGGGATTTGTCCATGTAATAGATGACGAGAAACAGTTTAAGAGCAGCCTCGGCCTTAATGTCATAAGAGGCATGCTACAGTTGCCGGAGGAAGACATGCATCGTCGCCGAAG GACGTGCGCTGTgttcgtgagagagagagagaggtgcaaATTTGTAGATTTCTTCTATTATGTGAGCTCTAAGCCGGAGCAAAACTTGTCTGTCTACTTTACAGAAAGTATATTTGCTTACAGTAACACTGCAGgtgaaaccaaaagaaaacGTGCAGATGCTTGGGTTAAATTAAATCTGCTAGCACTTGACTGCTAG